One stretch of Eupeodes corollae chromosome 2, idEupCoro1.1, whole genome shotgun sequence DNA includes these proteins:
- the LOC129944377 gene encoding ras-related protein Rab-40C — MAKDYDYLLKVLLVGDSDVGKHEILSGLEDASSESPFCSGSAYKTTTILLEGKRVKLQLWDTSGQGRFCTIIRSYSRGAQGIILVYDITNKWSFDGIDRWLKEVEEHAPGIPKVLVGNRLHLAFKRQVAAKHAELYASRNNMSCFEISPLCDFNIRESFCELARMALHRNGMERIWRTNKVLSLQELCCRTIVRRTSVYAIEALPLPPSVKSTLKSYALTTNQCFNTLTHSKSKNRCKTPTQSHNTRNSCSIS, encoded by the exons ATGGCCAAGGACTACGATTATTTACTAAAAGTTCTTCTTGTTGGAGATAGCGATGTTGGTAAACATGAGATCTTATCCGGTCTAGAAGATGCATCTTCAGAGAGTCCATTCTGCAGTGGAAGTG cataCAAAACCACAACTATTTTACTAGAAGGTAAAAGAGTCAAATTGCAGCTATGGGATACATCTGGTCAGGGACGTTTTTGTACAATCATTAGATCATATTCGCGAGGAGCACAAGGAATTATATTAGTGTATGATATAACAAATAAATGGAGTTTTGATGGAATCGATAGATGGTTAAAAGAAGTTGAAGag CACGCTCCAGGGATACCAAAAGTACTAGTCGGGAATAGGCTACATTTAGCATTTAAACGGCAAGTAGCTGCCAAACATGCCGAGTTGTACGCCTCTCGAAATAACATGTCGTGTTTTGAAATATCTCCACTTTGTGATTTTAACATAAGAGAATCGTTTTGCGAATTAGCTCGAATGGCTTTACATAGAAACGGAATGGAAAGAATATGGAGAACTAATAAAG TTTTGTCACTTCAGGAACTTTGTTGTCGGACGATTGTCCGACGAACAAGTGTTTATGCAATCGAGGCACTACCTCTGCCACCATCCGTCAAATCAACTCTCAAGTCATATGCACTTACAACGAATCAATGTTTCAATACGCTTACCCATTCAAAGAGCAAGAATCGATGTAAGACACCAACCCAGAGTCATAATACAAGAAACAGTTGCAGCATttcgtga
- the LOC129944374 gene encoding beta-parvin, with protein MSTIPRPKSPRAPNAIKSGEKEESFWDKLGTLGRKKRIKEVQEVQQEGKYAIDSPGNPNQCDIPPEDYVIRDLEQRAVIDPQSARDPELIKLQQILIDWINDELAEQRIIVQRLDEDMYDGQVLHKLWEKLTGRKLDVLEVTQSEEGQRQKLNIVLRAVNHTLGFHHKVPKWSVESVHSKNLVAILHLLVALVRHFRAPIRLPENIFVTVVIAQKNAGILNAQKFQEQITSEYDDVGMRCEKDAFDTLFDSAPEKLAVVKKSLITFVNKHLSKLNFEVNDLNTDFRDGVYLCLLMGLLGGFFVPLYEFHLTPRDVDQMVHNVGFSFDLMQDVGLPKPKARPEDVVNMDLKSTLRVLYNLFTKFRNVA; from the exons atgtcAACAATTCCTCGTCCAAAATCTCCTCGGGCTCCCAATGCTATAAAAAGTGgtgaaaaagaagaaagtttCTGGGACAAACTTGGAACACTTGGCAGGAAAAAGCGCATAAAGGAAG tgcAAGAAGTCCAACAAGAAGGAAAATATGCCATCGATTCGCCCGGTAATCCCAATCAATGCGATATTCCTCCAGAGGATTATGTTATTC GTGATCTTGAACAAAGAGCTGTAATCGACCCACAATCAGCAAGAGATCCTGAATTGATtaaattacaacaaattttgattgattggATAAATGATGAGCTTGCCGAACAAAGAATTATTGTTCAAAGGCTTGATGAAGATATGTACGATGGACAG GTTCTTCATAAGCTTTGGGAAAAATTGACAGGTAGAAAACTAGATGTCTTAGAAGTCACCCAATCAGAGGAGGGTCAACGTCAAAAGctcaatattgttttaagagCAGTGAACCAC ACTCTCGGTTTTCATCATAAAGTTCCCAAATGGTCTGTGGAGAGTGTTCACTCTAAGAATCTTGTGGCTATTTTACACTTGTTGGTTGCATTAGTTCGTCATTTCCGTGCCCCTATTCGCTTGCCAGAAAATATTTTCGTCACTGTTGTGATAGCACAAAAGAATGCTGGAATTCTCAATGCTCA aaaATTCCAAGAGCAAATCACATCCGAATATGATGACGTTGGTATGCGATGTGAAAAGGATGCCTTCGATACTCTCTTCGACTCTGCCCCTGAAAAACTAGCTGTTGTCAAGAAATCCTTGATAACATTCGTTAATAAGCAtttgtcgaaattaaatttcgaaGTTAACGACTTAAATACCGATTTTCGAGACGGTGTTTATTTGTGTCTATTGATGGGACTGTTGGGTGGATTTTTTGTTCCACTTTATGAATTCCATTTGACACCACGCGATGTTGACCAAATGGTGCATAATGTTGGATTTTCGTTTGATCTTATGCAAGATGTTGGTTTGCCAAAACCAAAAGCCAGACCTGaag ATGTGGTTAACATGGATTTGAAGTCAACCCTTCGAGtactttacaatttatttaccAAATTTAGGAACGTTGcctaa
- the LOC129944924 gene encoding uncharacterized protein LOC129944924, translating into MQENSEIAKGSTKSNREKVTEFWNRLTLELNSAGPPVKSEFEWNKASANKMHQKGTGGGPNKTQKFSPSEEDIFQLVGMKEAVEGVGSSLSFGLARPQNDIQSAKQCEYDATLHPNEVECVEAVDDFLFETELMQEDNSVQPTPTTSQAAKKRKMSTNDIIVEELQTQKILCNKVTEGVSVMRDHNTEVQCGIKKMYRSLDRLGDINKELLKEQQRHNKEMENLRKS; encoded by the exons ATGCAGGAGAATTCAGAAATTGCCAAAGGCTCTACTAAATCAAATCGAGAGAAAGTGACCGAATTTTGGAACAGACTTACCTTGGAATTAAATAGTGCAGGGCCGCCGGTGAAGAGTGAGTTTGAATGGAACAAA GCATCAGCAAATAAAATGCATCAAAAAGGTACAGGAGGTGGGCCAAATAAAACGCAAAAGTTTTCACCTTCGGAAGAGGACATATTCCAACTTGTAGGAATGAAGGAAGCAGTTGAGGGAGTAGGAAGTTCGCTGTCCTTTGGTTTGGCTCGCCCACAAAATGATATACAAAGTGCCAAACAATGCGAGTATGATGCTACATTGCACCCGAATGAGGTAGAGTGCGTTGAAGCTGttgatgattttctttttgaaacggAACTCATGCAGGAAGACAACAGTGTGCAACCAACTCCTACAACATCCCAAGCcgcaaagaaaagaaagatgAGTACCAACGATATCATTGTGGAGGAGCTACAGACACAAAAAATACTTTGTAACAAAGTGACCGAGGGGGTTTCTGTAATGAGAGACCACAACACTGAAGTCCAGTGCGGCATTAAGAAGATGTACAGATCATTGGACCGCCTGGGAGATATTAACAAAGAATTATTGAAAGAACAACAGAGGCATAATAAAGAAATGGAAAATCTCCGTAAGTCTTAG